The Myxococcus fulvus genome has a window encoding:
- the metF gene encoding methylenetetrahydrofolate reductase [NAD(P)H]: MKIRNRLNPSNPCFSFEFFPPKTDEGVANLLRTLEDLAPLEPGFVSVTYGAGGSTRDRTLELVTRIKQQTGIEAMAHLTCVGHTREELRDVLQRLADAKLDNVLVLRGDPPQGQTTFQPTEGGFSYASELVQFIREEDFNFCLGGACYPEGHVETASRDDDLRHLKAKVDAGLDFVVTQLFFDNAFYFDFVERARRAGINIPIVPGIMPITNYEQVQRFTRMCGATVPMRLGLQLERVKDQPEALVQLGVAHATVQCMELLSRGVPGIHFYTLNKSPATRMIVSALRAHL; the protein is encoded by the coding sequence ATGAAGATTCGTAATCGGTTGAATCCGTCCAACCCTTGCTTCTCCTTCGAGTTCTTCCCCCCGAAGACGGACGAGGGGGTGGCCAACCTGCTGCGGACGCTGGAGGACCTGGCGCCCCTGGAGCCGGGGTTCGTGTCCGTCACGTACGGGGCCGGCGGCAGCACCCGCGACCGGACGCTGGAGCTGGTCACCCGCATCAAGCAGCAGACGGGCATCGAGGCGATGGCCCACCTGACGTGCGTGGGCCACACCCGGGAGGAGCTGCGGGACGTGCTCCAGCGCCTGGCCGACGCGAAGCTGGACAACGTGCTGGTGCTGCGCGGGGACCCGCCCCAGGGCCAGACGACCTTCCAGCCCACCGAGGGCGGCTTCTCCTATGCGTCGGAGCTGGTGCAATTCATCCGAGAAGAGGATTTCAACTTCTGCCTGGGGGGCGCGTGCTATCCGGAGGGCCACGTGGAGACGGCCTCCCGTGACGACGACCTGCGTCATCTGAAGGCGAAGGTCGACGCGGGGCTGGACTTCGTCGTGACACAGCTCTTCTTCGACAACGCCTTCTACTTCGACTTCGTGGAGCGGGCCCGCCGCGCGGGCATCAACATCCCCATCGTCCCCGGCATCATGCCCATCACCAACTACGAGCAGGTGCAGCGCTTCACGCGCATGTGCGGGGCCACGGTGCCCATGCGCCTGGGGCTCCAGCTGGAGCGGGTGAAGGACCAGCCGGAGGCGCTGGTGCAGCTGGGCGTGGCGCACGCGACGGTGCAGTGCATGGAGCTCTTGTCGCGCGGCGTGCCCGGCATCCACTTCTACACGCTCAACAAGTCCCCGGCGACGCGGATGATCGTGAGCGCCCTGCGAGCCCATCTATGA